A single region of the Halorussus gelatinilyticus genome encodes:
- a CDS encoding DUF1616 domain-containing protein translates to MSHETPADAWIDRLARPQLAADLLAVVGYVALAVVVLSQPGVYGTPLAAALGLPLLFFAPGYALVSALFPGATPDDARTDVTFAEVRQHGLSGAERLALGFGVSLALLPLLAVALSLSPWSIVPATVLLSVAVVTALFAVVGAARRLRRPADRRFSLPVRAWLGDAKRSVLTGPASERALNVGLALGVLLAVGAMGYAVAAPGPGQQYTGVALLSQNETGQLVADDYPSNFTRGESKPLVVELTNHEGERTDYSVVVELQRVRNADGGAPKVVQDRKLATFTPTVGAGRTWQTTHEVTPTMTGENLRLTYLVYEGDPPQNPTTENAYRHVHVWVNVTA, encoded by the coding sequence ATGAGTCACGAAACGCCCGCCGACGCGTGGATCGACCGCCTCGCGCGTCCCCAACTCGCGGCGGACCTCCTCGCGGTCGTCGGCTACGTCGCGCTCGCGGTCGTCGTCCTCTCGCAACCCGGCGTCTACGGGACGCCGCTGGCGGCTGCGCTCGGGCTACCGCTCCTCTTTTTCGCGCCGGGCTACGCCCTCGTCTCGGCGCTGTTCCCCGGTGCGACGCCCGACGACGCGCGGACGGACGTGACCTTCGCCGAGGTCCGCCAGCACGGACTCTCCGGAGCCGAACGTCTCGCGCTCGGCTTCGGCGTCAGCCTCGCGCTGCTCCCGCTGTTGGCCGTCGCGCTCTCGCTCTCGCCGTGGTCCATCGTGCCCGCGACCGTCCTGCTCTCGGTCGCGGTCGTGACGGCGCTGTTCGCGGTCGTCGGCGCGGCGCGGCGACTCCGCCGGCCGGCCGACCGCCGGTTCTCGCTCCCGGTGCGGGCGTGGCTCGGCGACGCCAAGCGGTCGGTCTTGACCGGGCCGGCCTCGGAGCGCGCGCTGAACGTCGGTCTCGCGCTCGGGGTCCTGCTGGCGGTCGGCGCGATGGGCTACGCCGTCGCCGCGCCCGGACCGGGCCAGCAGTACACCGGCGTCGCGCTCCTCTCGCAGAACGAGACGGGCCAACTCGTCGCGGACGACTACCCGAGCAACTTCACGCGCGGCGAGAGCAAGCCGCTGGTCGTGGAGTTGACCAACCACGAGGGCGAGCGGACCGACTACTCGGTGGTGGTCGAACTCCAGCGCGTCCGGAACGCCGACGGCGGCGCGCCGAAGGTGGTCCAAGACCGGAAACTGGCGACGTTCACGCCGACCGTGGGCGCGGGCCGGACGTGGCAGACCACCCACGAGGTCACGCCGACGATGACCGGCGAGAACCTGCGGCTGACCTACCTCGTCTAC